cattcagctcacttgatctcactgaattattaacttgttaattaatactgaaccgcatttattagacttaacattaaatgcatacttggaccaagggcattatttccttcacacacCCCACTTGTTAACAGGCAATGTCGAGTTATCTCAAATAGTGTTTTTGAGAGGGAGCAATGGGAGTAACTTCACTTAAGTcatatgtttgatcacaagtcctaaagaattaaaatgaagtgtcattgtatAATTGTTTATTTGTTGAATTGCTTGCATGTTATGTCATTGGGTTGagtcttgaacataacatactaattaacgtaaagtgtaacccgaatgagcttcaaaactcttagaacgtatatataccttgagtatgaacaatggggagaGTCGCGTCGGAGAAACTCGTACTCCTtcaatgatacaagacgttgtttcattcttttggttaATCGCTTATaaaatgcgcaggaattccgtcggtatggtccgactgtcggtagaaagcccgaccttatttatttggtgcttggtgggctcccaacaccctcagtttccctcagtggtctttgttattatattttatccgttcgaagctaattcttattaatctatgagttaagagtcgtgtcaaATCTCGAGTAGgtcttcatgattaattgtttacttGAATGaatttgcatgtggattatcattatatattgttgagtgaagcatgttagactaggatttcattctagcttgttcgtactcagcttttgctgacttcgtgcttcatgtcttccggtcatggtctttgccttaatgaccctatgatgatccatcattgcacttgcattaTTGGGGAGTTGTCTTCAATAAACAGgttggtagagataacttgcgggagaagttatcatgggaatagtGTTGAGAGACTATTTCATCTTTcccatttataaactctattttgatttttagtcatgactatcaCTACTACTATTTCTATTATTACTTAaactatagttaatggattttaaactATTCAAtattttggttttgggccttaatggttccAGTTTGTTAAATgatcattaactatttaatatgatttgaaagttagttatttccgctgcgtaattctggtaaatagccttagccgttatcacggtggcggtaatatcttggtaattcttttatgttattcgaaaaaaggtaattataaatataaggaattattagggagTTACAGCATCACCGTCCGAACAACACTAATAGCCAACCCATCGTAGCACACATCCGCGCAGATGTGCTCGTCCATCGCTGGAACTTCGTCGCTCATACACTCCCTCGTCCTCACCTATTGTTCATCGCCCAACAATGCAGGACAATGCAATGGGCTCCATAGTAAGCTGGGGTGTATAAGGAATTCAACGCCCACGCCTAGTAGGTGGCTATCCTCGCTCAGACACGCAAGCGCAGGTAGTGCTCTCCCGTATACATCAAGAGCACTGCTCGTCCACATACGACATGGGCACTGCTCGACCATCACATATCGCATCACTACTTGTCCACAGGAAACAAAGACAGTGCTCATCAACACATCCCCTGAGGAAATTAATTTTGCCGCCCAATGCCTTGGCTTGCCCACCACACGTCGCAACGGAGCACATATCTGCTCTCCTATTCCACCAATTCACGAATTATGTGGATCTTCTTAGCTCGCCCACGGTAGCACACAACCGCCAGGATGTGCCCGCCCATCACGAGGACCTCATCGCCAAAGAATTCCCTTGCCTATGAGCACAAGCAGCCCGCCCCGCCACAGAGAATCTGCAGTCGCCCATTAGAACCTCGTTGCCCAACAGTCTAGCTAGTTGGCGGGGACATttctcgcccagcaagccacgccCGCAACATTGCTCGCCAAGCAAGGCAACATACACACATACTCGCCCAAGAATAGTGCACCCGCAAGGACCGTCTAGGCCTAACCAAGTCAATTGCAAGACAACATATGCAATTCCATCAAACTCTCGAATCCTCAAAGTCAAATTTGCAAATTTGGCATGGGGGAAGTTTTTAGCCCCCATGTCCAAGAAAGGAACACTAAAATATCCTCTTCTATGTGAAAACTGCAAAAATACCTTCGATAACAACCCAAGATGGGCTTCTAAGTTAATCTTGAGGCCAATCTCAAGCTTCCATAGGCCCATAGAATATAcctattaattttttaaaaaaaatggttgAAGAATATAGAAGTAACAAGTAGCACTACTGAAAATGAAGGAGCACGCGGATGAGCGTTGTCAAAGATACAAagcaaaattcaacaaaattggTCTGCCACTAATTCCAAGAGTCATTACAAATCCTCTCGAAAGTTTAATCAATGCCAGTGACGAAAGTAGGTGTGTATAAGGTTGGAGTAATATCGAAATAGAAAAAGAATGCAAAATGAAATAGAACCCAAGGACATGAATTTAACATAGAAAACATATATAGATGCTCGTAATTTAAGTAAGCATAgaatataataatattaatttaatttgtgaagaaattaataataattcctAAGAAAATGCATGTTTATACGAAAATCGAAAACATCAAACTCGGAGCAAATAAACACTAAGCTCAGGACCCCCAGTTCCATCAGGATTCATCATATAGAAAGCCTCAGAATCCTTGGAACCAACAATCCTCTCAAACTTAGCCCTCATATACATAAGCTCTCCCTCCGCCTTCACCCTTCCACCACTCTCATCActatcaccatcatcatcatcatcctcgcTTCCACCTGGTAAAACACCAGCACCCATCGTAATAGGCCCCACAGATCGAAGTACCCGCCATTCATGGGCCCCACACTCTCTCCTCATTGCATACCCACACTTCTTACCATTACAATATGCCCTCCAAAGAGGCTCTTCTACTAACTTGACCCCTTTCTTATCCCACTTCTTATCACACTCCAAAGCTACTCTTACCAAACCAGAAGCCATTTCCCTTACAAGAACACTTGTCGGTGTTGAAAGTTCGATAAGAAAAGCCGGTATAGTCTTGGAATTATCCTGGAACACAATATGAACATGACCGCGCCGGTAACCAAACAGTGTACCGACTACCTTACAACCAAGCGATACATTATCTTCTTCTGATGACCTAATGCTCCTAGTGAAAAATGAAGTCAACTTTGAGACAcacattttcttcttcttcttagtTTTCTTAGGATCAACTAAGACACAAGATTTAATATCAACATCTGTAAAGCTATTATGAGTATCTTCAAGATCAGGAAGACTCGACGAGGAATGAAGAATGTGTTGTTGATCATCATTAAGAAGATCTTCAGGCTTCTTTCTCCAGTTGAAGTATTTTCTAGAGAAAGACAAGGATGTTTCTTGAGGAGATTTTGCCGCCATTATTGTCTTCATCCTTTTCTTGAGGAGAAAGAATTTGGAGATTTTGTTGGTGTTTCTTGGCTTgtttttataaatatcaaaatataagaaaaatgaaaggaaggTGACCAGCCCCCACCTAACAGGAGATACAACACCAGACTAACAGTGGACTTTGTAGCTCAATATTCCACACAGAAAATGAAACAGAGTAGAAAATCAATCCCCTCGCCTCATTTATACGGACTAAtcagtactccctccatcccggaatactcgacccggtttgaccggcatagagtttaagggacttgaattgacttatttaatttaataggtagtagttgatagtggagtattattttaatgtagttagtgggaggtgggttaagaggtggggttgggggagagtaggggttgaatttttaattattttttgtatgaagtagggggtaggtgggttaataggggtggagtgagaaataatataatattgttagaatatttccatttttaaaaacaggtcaagtattaagggacggcccgataaggaaaacaggtcaagtattccgggacagagagagtaccattttttttattttttttccgaaTGACTGACTAGGGGAATACAAATTAAGGGGACGGGTACTCGAACTTGAGCCCTATCATACACATATTCTAAGCGTTAGTTTTATATAATGTTAATTAATACTTTCTCTGTTTActttaaaaagaaataaacctTTTTTAAACGAtcatattttaaaaagaaatacacttttcttttttgataTATTTTGGTCCCcactttcaattatattaatatttctctttttcttaCTCACATCATCATTTTCCTCTAATAAATATTTCACTCACTACCCTACTTTAATCTTATTTTAAGATATTCAACTCACTTTACTAAAACTATGTGACtgtcaaagtgtatctctttttaagaTCGGGAGgagtataaataaataatgattTTATAACTCTCATCGaaactaaaataataaaaaaaataataaaaaataaaaaacagagtaaaaaaaattgaaaaaggaAAATGGAGTAAAGTTGAAGGAGACAAAGCAACTGTAACATTTGGTTATATTTCGGTATTAGGGACCCAACAAAGAAAAAAGTGTAATGTTCCTAATTCATAAATACAGTACCAGAGTACAATAAGATAGTAGTAGCTGTTAATAACTTTATTTCATTGATATCTGCCAAAAAAAAGTCGTAAAAAGAAACATCTTTGAACTTTTGTCTATGACTAAGATCTAAAATGTCAGTCAAGTTAGGTATATAAATAACCAAACATCTTGAGTAAtattttttatacggaatatttttctaataaaAGATTACTGGAAACCTTGAACATAAAGATAAAGTTGAGCATAGTCGAGATGAATCTGGTTTAATATCATAAAgttcgcaagttgcgacaacatttagttgtcacaatcttacgtgtcgcagtttaattggtacatataggcgccacataGGCTATGTGTCATCAGAAttattttactatcaattcaatatttttactatgaaaatatgtaaataaggtaaacgatataaataaggaaacaaattagaatattaagattttcctaccttttatgaaacatgtataatatattatataagttaaatatattagttttcaatttaaatcatgacaacataagcatgtcatgtcatcgttgtgacacgacttaaaggtcgcatgttgcgacctttatcattttcgaatatCATAATCATTATAGTTCCTAATTAAGTTTAAGGTTGAGTCAATGGATCAGGTTCGAGTAGTTTACCAGTCGGCTAATCCAACTCAATTCACtactgttgtggggtttttccgatcCGCTGATGACAAGGAGGTTTTCGGTAGATCACGACACGATCTCAGCTCCGACCCGTAAAACAAGAATATTTCTctcggaatattccctccgatgttTAAGTAAGTATGGGTTTTTAGAaggagaaaatagagagaaggcagagcataTAATATTTGTGGTTGTTGTGTATTGAATGTCCTTGTCCTTGGGATTTGGTGCtttatatagtactaggttttcaAGGAATGACCTAGAATTCTCCCCATATGATTGGTTGAGCTTGGAGGAGGGGACATGTGTCCCTCTCTTTGTGCAGTCATATTGATAAGAGCCATAAATGGACTTTTTGAGCCTTTGTGTGAAGTAGGAGAGTCCAAAAGGGCTGATCTCAGTCTTGCTGATTAGGGGAATAATTTATCCACATGTAGTGCCACGATTAGGGTAGAGAGAGGACACGTAGTCTACTCTTTTTGGTCTATGGACTGCTTACGGGGCATAGATAGTGCCGCGTGTCGCCATCTTATTGGTACAGGTtggcacggtaattttgcccacaacatttgccacTCAAGGAGGGTATTTCTAGAAACAACCTTTCAGATGTGCCTACTTGACTCTTGATGCTCAAATGACACTTGTGGACTTTTTGGGAGATGGTGACAAGTGTCACGAATCTCGTTTTttcccctctataaataaggggtAACTCCTCATTTTTCACTTTCACTTTTGTTTTTACAAAGCTCAGACATAGGCGTTTTCCGGCGAGAGTAAACACCAGTAGACGATTTCCGGCCACCGTGTTGTTCAACCAGTTCTTCACAAGCTTCAACGTGTTATTCGCCAACTCTTCCTGTTCTTCAGCCAAACTCATCCAATTTTACTTCAGATTCGTTAAAAGGTTAGTGATTCTACTCGTCGTATATGTTTTCTTTGACTTATTGATTTTTGTTTAAGTACTTTGAGTATGGTTAATGGGCGGCAGTCTAGCGTTAGATGTGCGTTGGTTAGGCTTTTAGCGCTGTGCGGCTGATTATTGGCAGAGCACATACTCGTTCGTCCTTTTTCCTTATTCTCGACCTTCCTTAAGCCGTATTCTATTAAACTATGCAGGCGGCATGGCGAGAACCAAACAGACGGCAGATCCGACTCGCTTACGCTTACGGGACGAGGCTGCGGGGCCTCCTGAGAGAAACTCTTCCACAGAGCCAACTCCAGAAGATGATTATGCCGACCTCTTCCAGGAGATTGACGAGTATGTCGGTCATGGAGCAGAAGAAACGACCAGTTCTTTTGAACGCATAAGGGTGGACGAGGCTGGCGCGAGAGGAAGCGCCGACCAAAACTAAGGCACCGGCTATGCCGGGTGGTAGGGAAGAAGCCCATGCACCTTCTCCCTTCGGAAATTCATCCAGATCAAGGATGGATGAATTGGCTGGACAAGAATGGGGCCGACCTTAGAGACGGCCTGTGCGTCGGCCAGGGGTATGAAATGAGAGTGTCGGCCGACCTAGAATCCACCGCGAGCCTCCTGGCTGATGGAGAGTTCCCCGTCTATGCCGCCGCCATTAAACTGGGCATGAGGTTCCCTCCGCACCCATTCGTCGTGGAGGTTCTTGATGGGTTAAGCATTGGCGTGGCCCAGTTGACCCCGAATTCTTGGGCCGATGTTTTCGGCTATATTGCCAAGTGTGCGCTGAAGAACGTTCAACCATCTTTTAATGCATTTCTATACTTGATCTCTACTTCTCGGTCTCCTAATGCCGCCAAGGGTTGGTTCACTCTGAGCAGCCGTGGAACTTATCAGGCGGTGGTGGGTAAACTCTCCAAGTGGCATATGTGGCGGAAGAGGTGGGTCGTCTTCCACACAGATGACAGGGATATGTATTATAGGATGGGCCGTTGGAGCGAGGCGGCCAACTATATGGATAGTGACGAGGCACTCCCTCCTCTGACGGCCGCAGAGTGGGACCAAATTAACGTCCTTTTCAAGACGGATACATACCAACTCAAAGCTGACAAGTCTTTTCATGTGCCGGCTCAATGGCTGCCGCACATAAGCCAATTTCGAAATGAGGCGTTTTTAGCTGCCGTTGGCCTAGGGTATTCCATGACTAGAGGTGGCGTCTTTAGATCATAGGCCAAGAAATTTAGTTTGTTTTTTCTGCAATTtttatatctttccttttttttttaatcacgaTTCATGCTTGTTTATGCAGAAGAAGGTATGAGCCAACTGAAGGATGTCGACGTTGGCAAAGGGGACATTGAAGTGGTTTTAATAAATTTGCTTGGAAAAAGTTGTACAATAGAGATTCAAGtaataactaaaataaaattaaaattatatagTTAATTATAAAAGTAGACCCATTTAACTATCAAATtagtttgataaattaattttcTATTAAAATACAAACTAGCTATTCAGTTAATTAGCTTAAAATCTGATGTGTTATTTGTCATAACGAGTGATTGCCTTGCCACTAGGATTGCTCTAACACTAGTAACTACTGTAATACTACCAAAAAAGGCCCACCAAGAAGAAGCATGAAAAACTAATGCACGTATACCCATAATGACAAACCTAATAATTCCATTTACAATGTCTACTCTTTTTCCTTGTTTTCCTCATCATTTTCCCCTTGTGTTATTATTAACTTGATCCAACTAAATCATGCTCTTTATTTGCTCTTCTTTCAACCACAAActatatcttctctctcctagGTCGGCGTTTCTTAATGCTTTTAAGTTTTAACAAAAGCCTCATGCCTTTTCAAACACCAAAAGAATTCGACTCCTTTTATCATCATAAAGTTTTGGTCTTAAAGTTATTAACCATATTCTTAGTGTAAAGAGATTCCTATTAGTATACTTATTATGACCGGCAATTCATTTAGTTACACGGAAAATTGCAGAAACGTTAGCATACTGTATAGGTAGGTATATCCGAGCATACGTCGACATATAAGACCAATATATACAAGCATGCGTCGACAGAAATAGGAACATAACGAATAACAATGAAAAGAAACATTCATTTAGTTCAATTCAGCTCCTTCCATTCAATTCAGTGTAAAAAAAGGGCATTATATTCATCTTTTTtaatgaacttattttattattataatattaatattaattatattgtaatgttcatatttatttactattaaaattattactattactatcTATACCAATTGTTTGTTTATTCAGTGGttattgggg
This genomic stretch from Spinacia oleracea cultivar Varoflay chromosome 3, BTI_SOV_V1, whole genome shotgun sequence harbors:
- the LOC110785230 gene encoding protein MIZU-KUSSEI 1; protein product: MKTIMAAKSPQETSLSFSRKYFNWRKKPEDLLNDDQQHILHSSSSLPDLEDTHNSFTDVDIKSCVLVDPKKTKKKKKMCVSKLTSFFTRSIRSSEEDNVSLGCKVVGTLFGYRRGHVHIVFQDNSKTIPAFLIELSTPTSVLVREMASGLVRVALECDKKWDKKGVKLVEEPLWRAYCNGKKCGYAMRRECGAHEWRVLRSVGPITMGAGVLPGGSEDDDDDGDSDESGGRVKAEGELMYMRAKFERIVGSKDSEAFYMMNPDGTGGPELSVYLLRV